Proteins encoded in a region of the Epinephelus lanceolatus isolate andai-2023 chromosome 20, ASM4190304v1, whole genome shotgun sequence genome:
- the tmem108 gene encoding uncharacterized protein tmem108 — MKTSLQVLRCQLLSVLAFLALPVGLVSSAQEPYLSQTSQDSVSMAAAHSSPLSAPKPPPHDWHQEGSSSGEWSSKGGTQASSIILPTVALHPLALLHTTQSSSLAYDDSPVHGVTPNTVSIHVNQPPELSSDNVNQGHMHKLVRVPQVYNPVTVSTNQASSSSSPTSPSTAVPNIDVESTARGAPNPPAPLSSSGSNRGDTLAAHHIEPQKLSVEERVDSGSKHVPDHERLSFSSSSMNADPAAGLKLREHARGAPELAAHHAITLREVHGVSEPPTHELVLEPKEGSVTPVQSPPENLTSAASTPALSTVLGLNTQNPTVIPDNYTASNKTTTEETLGQVVQGNGTDSAPVAQTLGNVTALGGMVSNGSSVEDTPGQGNISEPASTASGNFLIRQVPATTQDPWTPGNSSGPTVDSPSSRMTICLSKMDIVWIVLAISVPVSSCSVLLTVCCMKRKKKSSSQENNLSYWNNAITMDYFSRHAVELPREIHTLESEDHDTCLPPNGDYSGSSVVLVNPFCQETLFINRDKASAI, encoded by the exons GTGTTCTAGCATTCCTAGCACTGCCAGTAGGACTGGTGTCATCAGCACAGGAGCCGTATCTCAGCCAGACATCCCAGGACTCTGTCTCCATGGCAGCCGCCCACAGCAGCCCCCTCTCTGCACCCAAACCTCCCCCACACGACTGGCATCAGGAAGGCTCCAGCAGCGGAGAATGGTCATCCAAAGGAGGCACCCAGGCCTCAAGCATCATCCTCCCGACTGTCGCCCTCCACCCTCTGGCCTTGCTTCACACGACCCAATCTTCCAGCCTGGCTTATGACGACTCTCCAGTCCATGGCGTGACCCCAAACACTGTGAGCATTCATGTGAATCAGCCCCCGGAGCTGAGCTCTGATAATGTAAACCAAGGCCACATGCACAAATTGGTCAGGGTACCTCAAGTCTATAACCCAGTTACTGTCAGCACTAAccaggccagcagcagcagcagccctaCATCTCCCAGCACAGCGGTCCCAAATATAGATGTGGAATCTACTGCCAGAGGAGCTCCAAACCCCCCAGCTCCTCTGTCCAGCTCTGGATCAAACAGAGGAGACACGCTTGCTGCACACCACATAGAGCCTCAGAAGCTGAGTGTGGAGGAACGTGTCGACTCTGGCTCGAAGCATGTTCCAGATCATGAGCgcctctctttttcctcttcatCGATGAATGCTGATCCTGCAGCAGGCCTGAAACTCAGGGAGCATGCTCGGGGCGCCCCAGAGCTGGCTGCACACCATGCCATCACCCTGAGGGAGGTGCACGGAGTGAGTGAGCCCCCCACTCATGAACTGGTGCTAGAGCCGAAGGAAGGGTCTGTCACTCCAGTCCAGAGCCCGCCCGAGAATCTAACTTCCGCCGCGTCCACTCCAGCGCTGTCCACTGTGCTCGGCCTCAACACACAGAATCCTACAGTTATCCCAGACAACTACACTGCATCCAACAAGACCACCACTGAGGAAACTCTTGGTCAGGTGGTGCAAGGTAATGGCACAGACAGTGCCCCTGTGGCACAAACGTTGGGGAATGTGACTGCACTTGGAGGGATGGTATCTAACGGCAGCTCAGTCGAGGACACACCAGGTCAGGGGAACATCTCAGAGCCCGCCTCCACAGCCAGCGGGAACTTCCTGATCCGGCAGGTGCCTGCCACTACCCAGGACCCCTGGACGCCTGGCAACAGCTCAGGCCCCACCGTTGACTCCCCGTCGTCCCGCATGACCATCTGCTTGAGCAAGATGGACATTGTGTGGATCGTGCTGGCCATCAGTGTGCCTGTGTCGTCATGCT CTGTGCTTTTGACTGTGTGCTGtatgaagaggaagaagaagtcGTCAAGTCAAGAGAACAACCTCAGCTACTGGAACAACGCCATCACCATGGACTACTTCAGCAGACACGCTGTGGAGCTGCCCAGAGAGATACACACTCTGGAGAGTGAG GATCATGACACCTGTCTACCCCCTAATGGAGACTACAGCGGCAGCAGCGTGGTCCTGGTTAACCCTTTCTGCCAGGAGACCCTCTTCATCAACAGGGACAAAGCTTCTGCCATCtag